From a region of the Actinomycetota bacterium genome:
- a CDS encoding 4a-hydroxytetrahydrobiopterin dehydratase has product MDQATLDRELGALPGWTPIGDRIVKAFEFDGFRSAMKFVARVADAAAGVDDEVAIEVTGGKVTLAAFTPGAEAITGTGLALARRIERLTGDHRHPVGMVGP; this is encoded by the coding sequence ATGGACCAGGCAACCCTCGACCGGGAGTTGGGGGCGCTGCCGGGCTGGACGCCCATCGGCGACCGGATCGTCAAGGCGTTCGAGTTCGACGGCTTCCGGTCCGCCATGAAGTTCGTCGCCCGGGTGGCCGACGCCGCCGCCGGGGTCGACGACGAGGTCGCCATCGAGGTGACCGGCGGCAAGGTCACCTTGGCCGCCTTCACGCCAGGCGCCGAGGCCATCACCGGTACCGGCCTCGCCCTGGCCCGCCGCATCGAGCGCCTGACGGGCGACCACCGCCACCCAGTCGGCATGGTCGGGCCCTGA